Proteins encoded in a region of the Watersipora subatra chromosome 5, tzWatSuba1.1, whole genome shotgun sequence genome:
- the LOC137396900 gene encoding uncharacterized protein produces the protein MYPQSAVCFDTKTLQMRIASTEEQVINKVLQSLPKLFSDWTFEKYFKLANKEHMALIIKNINEIESQCKRDNGDDIILEIDAANEEIKVTTKVSREMLAAVEKWMQTLIKQFHQSRLEVDQKALVKWLLSSEGKERMNIHADIHGAVLSVSPKMDNRTSDVHKRRRDTKNEDRKNKMEAETKSLAALPSQLTLGFTCMTQCDANTASSAMNEELQAMLAVETWTNSPLREQIQHMHLKQIKENLCKEVEVEILITNDDIKVEGLKRDVKAVKSSIDSILAKLASDKPVAIAAAMGGADPSEAVLKTTLVSAKNNAIEYKVVEQMFMESCGGAHANILKIMKISNAYLEEENSRYKSQVMADLGIHSNDMHVERLLWHGTRATKLLSSLKFVDGNFGKEYSNGNGVYFSNSSLEALIYSSKASAWEGFIFLAKVVTGRCTTALEGDSLPKGFHCKVDNLSDPTGYTVYDLSAAYPEYLINCCWRGHI, from the exons ATGTATCCTCAATCGGCGGTATGTTTCGATACTAAAACGCTTCAAATGAGAATTGCTAGCACGGAAGAACAGGTAATCAATAAAGTGCTACAGAGTTTACCAAAGCTTTTCTCTGATTGgacatttgaaaaatattttaaacttgcCAACAAAGAACACATGGCCTTGATCATCAAAAATATCAATGAGATTGAATCGCAGTGCAAGCGAGATAATGGTGACGATATTATACTGGAAATAGATGCAGCCAACGAAGAAATAAAAGTAACCACTAAAGTCTCTCGGGAGATGTTAGCAGCCGTTGAGAAGTGGATGCAGACTctaataaaacaatttcatcAATCTCGACTGGAAGTAGACCAAAAGGCTCTTGTGAAATGGCTGCTCAGTTCTGAAGGAAAAGAACGAATGAACATACATGCAGACATCCATGGTGCTGTGCTTTCTGTTTCACCAAAAATGGACAATAGAACTTCAGATGTACACAAAAGGAGAAGAGATACCAAG AACGAAGACCGGAAAAACAAAATGGAAGCTGAAACCAAGTCTCTTGCTGCCTTACCCTCACAACTGACCTTAGGCTTTACATGCATGACGCAATGTGATGCCAATACTGCTTCATCAGCCATGAATGAGGAACTGCAGGCAATGCTTGCTGTAGAAACTTGGACTAACTCGCCCCTAAGAGAACAGATTCAGCACATGCATCTCAAACAG ATAAAAGAAAACCTTTGCAAAGAGGTCGAGGTTGAGATCCTAATAACCAATGACGATATAAAAGTTGAGGGTTTGAAGAGAGATGTAAAAGCAGTCAAATCCTCTATTGACTCAATACTTGCTAAACTTGCTTCTG ACAAGCCAGTTGCCATTGCCGCAGCCATGGGCGGTGCAGATCCTAGCGAGGCAGTGCTTAAAACAACCTTGGTGAGCGCCAAGAATAACGCTATAGAGTACAAGGTGGTAGAGCAGATGTTTATGGAGAGCTGTGGTGGGGCTCATGCCAACATTCTAAAG ATTATGAAGATTTCCAATGCGTACCTCGAGGAGGAAAACAGCCGGTATAAAAGTCAAGTGATGGCAGATCTTGGAATTCATTCTAATGATATGCATGTAGAGCGGCTTCTTTGGCATGGAACACGGGCTACAAAGCTACTATCTAGCCTAAAATTTGTGGATGGAAACTTTG GAAAAGAATACTCAAATGGCAATGGAGTGTATTTCTCGAATTCCTCCCTGGAAGCGCTAATCTACAGCAGCAAAGCATCAGCCTGGGAAGGCTTTATCTTTTTGGCTAAAGTTGTCACGGGACGATGCACCACTGCCCTAGAAGGAGACTCTCTACCTAAAGGCTTCCATTGCAAAGTCGATAATCTGAGTGACCCAACTGGGTACACGGTATATGACCTCTCCGCTGCCTATCCCGAATACTTAATCAACTGCTGCTGGAGAggtcatatataa